One window from the genome of Glycine soja cultivar W05 chromosome 12, ASM419377v2, whole genome shotgun sequence encodes:
- the LOC114379960 gene encoding probable WRKY transcription factor 32 isoform X2, giving the protein MEEDEETQQRVTDSSLSTESRTSTPSDGAPPNSETLVHRSSLPHDLATHMQGSSTAHKGGKAESKVSAQPPDEETIEKDAVEAPQKQTENQLQSVCSTSLSELSPTSVSHSLSSALSPTVSQQRPSPPKANSVQVSKGDKGTPSDGTTLSSVSAVRASASDGYNWRKYGQKQVKNPMGSRSYYKCTHSNCCAKKIKFCDHSGHVIEIVYKSQHNHDPPHKIDTTKESKLLPSSEPKEESSVPKQSTKVLNNSDPSSSPKEPLQEAPCNGDKNLENSSNVENGKIILKEKHVNDREPKRRLNNGDLDSAVKHGKKPKFVVHATEDVGISGDGYRWRKYGQKLVKGNPHFRCTSSGCPVRKHIETAVDNSKALIITYKGVHDHDMPVPKKRHGPPSASLVAAAAPASMNNVQFKKTGLLQSQETEAQCSEDTEGELMGEAMDLEGEKAIESARTLLSIGFEIKPC; this is encoded by the exons atggaagaggatgaagagaCGCAGCAACGAGTCACTGACTCGTCCCTCTCCACCGAGTCACGCACTTCCACTCCTTCTGATGGAGCGCCACCCAACTCGGAAACCCTAGTTCACCGCTCCTCGCTTCCGCATGACCTTGCCACTC ATATGCAGGGCAGCTCTACCGCACATAAAGGTGGAAAAGCTGAGAGTAAG GTGTCAGCTCAGCCTCCTGATGAGGAAACTATTGAAAAAGATGCAGTTGAGGCACCTCAAAAACAGACAGAAAATCAACTTCAGTCTGTTTGTTCAACTTCATTATCTGAACTATCACCAACTTCTGTTTCACATTCTTTATCATCTGCCCTTAGTCCCACTGTATCACAACAGAGACCATCTCCTCCCAAGGCTAATAGTGTACAAGTGTCGAAAGGAGACAAAGGAACACCTTCTGATGGTACAACCTTATCTTCTGTTTCTGCTGTAAGGGCATCTGCATCTGATGGATACAACTGGCGGAAGTACGGCCAGAAGCAAGTGAAGAATCCTATGGGTTCTCGAAGCTATTACAAGTGTACCCATTCAAATTGTTGTGCTAAGAAGATTAAATTTTGTGACCATTCAGGACATGTGATAGAGATTGTTTATAAAAGTCAACATAATCATGATCCTCCGCATAAAATTGATACCACCAAGGAAAGTAAGCTCCTGCCTTCCAGTGAACCTAAAGAAGAAAGCAGTGTTCCAAAGCAGTCTACCAAAGTTCTGAATAATTCTGATCCATCATCTTCTCCGAAAGAACCTTTGCAAGAAGCACCCTGCAATGGTGATAAGAATCTAGAAAACTCATCTAATGTTGAGAatggtaaaattattttgaaggaAAAGCATGTCAATGACCGAGAGCCAAAAAGAAG ATTGAACAATGGTGATTTGGATTCAGCAGTAAAACATGGCAAGAAACCAAAGTTTGTTGTACATGCGACAGAGGATGTGGGGATATCAGGTGATGGATACCGGTGGCGCAAGTATGGACAAAAGTTGGTGAAGGGAAATCCACATTTCAG ATGCACTTCTTCTGGATGTCCTGTCCGAAAGCACATTGAGACTGCTGTGGATAATTCAAAAGCTCTCATCATAACATACAAGGGAGTGCATGATCATGACATGCCTGTACCCAAGAAACGACATGGCCCGCCTAGTGCTTCACTTGTGGCTGCGGCAGCACCTGCTTCAATGAACAATGTGCAGTTCAAAAAAACTGGCTTGCTGCAAAGCCAGGAAACTGAAGCTCAATGTTCAGAGGACACAGAAGGAGAATTGATGGGGGAAGCGATGGACCTTGAGGGTGAGAAAGCAATTGAGTCGGCTCGAACTCTTTTGAGCATAGGTTTTGAAATTAAACCTTGTTGA
- the LOC114379960 gene encoding probable WRKY transcription factor 32 isoform X1 yields MEEDEETQQRVTDSSLSTESRTSTPSDGAPPNSETLVHRSSLPHDLATHMQGSSTAHKGGKAESKVSAQPPDEETIEKDAVEAPQKQTENQLQSVCSTSLSELSPTSVSHSLSSALSPTVSQQRPSPPKANSVQVSKGDKGTPSDGTTLSSVSAVRASASDGYNWRKYGQKQVKNPMGSRSYYKCTHSNCCAKKIKFCDHSGHVIEIVYKSQHNHDPPHKIDTTKESKLLPSSEPKEESSVPKQSTKVLNNSDPSSSPKEPLQEAPCNGDKNLENSSNVENGKIILKEKHVNDREPKRRLNNGDLDSAVKHGKKPKFVVHATEDVGISGDGYRWRKYGQKLVKGNPHFRNYYRCTSSGCPVRKHIETAVDNSKALIITYKGVHDHDMPVPKKRHGPPSASLVAAAAPASMNNVQFKKTGLLQSQETEAQCSEDTEGELMGEAMDLEGEKAIESARTLLSIGFEIKPC; encoded by the exons atggaagaggatgaagagaCGCAGCAACGAGTCACTGACTCGTCCCTCTCCACCGAGTCACGCACTTCCACTCCTTCTGATGGAGCGCCACCCAACTCGGAAACCCTAGTTCACCGCTCCTCGCTTCCGCATGACCTTGCCACTC ATATGCAGGGCAGCTCTACCGCACATAAAGGTGGAAAAGCTGAGAGTAAG GTGTCAGCTCAGCCTCCTGATGAGGAAACTATTGAAAAAGATGCAGTTGAGGCACCTCAAAAACAGACAGAAAATCAACTTCAGTCTGTTTGTTCAACTTCATTATCTGAACTATCACCAACTTCTGTTTCACATTCTTTATCATCTGCCCTTAGTCCCACTGTATCACAACAGAGACCATCTCCTCCCAAGGCTAATAGTGTACAAGTGTCGAAAGGAGACAAAGGAACACCTTCTGATGGTACAACCTTATCTTCTGTTTCTGCTGTAAGGGCATCTGCATCTGATGGATACAACTGGCGGAAGTACGGCCAGAAGCAAGTGAAGAATCCTATGGGTTCTCGAAGCTATTACAAGTGTACCCATTCAAATTGTTGTGCTAAGAAGATTAAATTTTGTGACCATTCAGGACATGTGATAGAGATTGTTTATAAAAGTCAACATAATCATGATCCTCCGCATAAAATTGATACCACCAAGGAAAGTAAGCTCCTGCCTTCCAGTGAACCTAAAGAAGAAAGCAGTGTTCCAAAGCAGTCTACCAAAGTTCTGAATAATTCTGATCCATCATCTTCTCCGAAAGAACCTTTGCAAGAAGCACCCTGCAATGGTGATAAGAATCTAGAAAACTCATCTAATGTTGAGAatggtaaaattattttgaaggaAAAGCATGTCAATGACCGAGAGCCAAAAAGAAG ATTGAACAATGGTGATTTGGATTCAGCAGTAAAACATGGCAAGAAACCAAAGTTTGTTGTACATGCGACAGAGGATGTGGGGATATCAGGTGATGGATACCGGTGGCGCAAGTATGGACAAAAGTTGGTGAAGGGAAATCCACATTTCAG AAACTACTACAGATGCACTTCTTCTGGATGTCCTGTCCGAAAGCACATTGAGACTGCTGTGGATAATTCAAAAGCTCTCATCATAACATACAAGGGAGTGCATGATCATGACATGCCTGTACCCAAGAAACGACATGGCCCGCCTAGTGCTTCACTTGTGGCTGCGGCAGCACCTGCTTCAATGAACAATGTGCAGTTCAAAAAAACTGGCTTGCTGCAAAGCCAGGAAACTGAAGCTCAATGTTCAGAGGACACAGAAGGAGAATTGATGGGGGAAGCGATGGACCTTGAGGGTGAGAAAGCAATTGAGTCGGCTCGAACTCTTTTGAGCATAGGTTTTGAAATTAAACCTTGTTGA
- the LOC114378888 gene encoding protein MAIN-LIKE 1-like, with amino-acid sequence MVRTRSLGRALDQAIGKALGKREASDDDNDAPKRNVIELKLFSHGRKMTKFGRPAPKIEGLVATSRLSPLIACSLDTIDRGLMFAFVERWHKETSSFHLPVGEVTITLDDVASLLHLSIIGVFHSFALLHIDDVVYMLVELLETKINACHWIIAVRAYLLHLLGCTLFANKSATHMHVVFLDAPRDLTQSGTYAWGIAALVYIICIYEHFLYIGSAIAAEDYDERRLHACRWTSSKTLPVSTYCRGLDRLTPDVVCWIPYGDHHSFREFKVISLFSGHLRWGPLTVIHRPESVVRQFGYIQTILPHPATPLISVEEMDDRWM; translated from the exons ATGGTTAGAACTAGAAGTCTCGGACGGGCTTTAGACCAAGCAATAGGAAAAGCCCTAGGGAAGAGAGAGGCtagtgatgatgataatgatgcccCCAAGCG GAACGTCATAGAGCTTAAGCTATTTTCCCATGGAAGGAAGATGACTAAGTTCGGCAGGCCTGCTCCAAAGATTGAAGGCCTTGTGGCTACTAGCAGACTAAGTCCTTTGATCGCATGTTCCCTAGATACCATCGATCGAGGACTTATGTTTGCTTTCGTGGAACGCTGGCATAAGGAAACTAGTAGTTTCCATTTGCCTGTAGGAGAGGTGACTATCACCTTGGATGACGTGGCATCGTTGCTACATTTGTCGATCATAGGGGTGTTCCATAGCTTCGCGTTGCTTCATATCGACGATGTTGTTTATATGTTGGTGGAATTACTTGAG ACAAAAATCAACGCATGTCACTGGATCATAGCAGTGCGAGCATATTTGTTGCATCTGCTTGGATGCACactctttgctaacaagagtgccacACACATGCACGTTGTATTCTTGGATGCACCACGTGACTTAACACAGAGTGGGACTTACGCTTGGGGCATTGCTGCACTTGTGTAtat TATTTGCATCTATGAGCATTTCCTGTATATTGGTTCCGCCATAGCTGCTGAGGATTATGACGAGCGGAGACTGCATGCATGCCGATGGACCTCTAGCAAGACATTACCCGTGTCGACGTATTGTAGGGGTCTAGACAGACTAACCCCTGATGTTGTGTGTTGGATTCCATATGGTGACCACCATTCAtttagagaatttaaggtcATCTCCTTGTTTTCCGGCCATCTCAGATGGGGCCCCTTGACGGTCATTCATCGACCGGAGAGTGTTGTACGACAGTTTGGGTACATCCAGACCATTCTGCCACATCCTGCTACGCCTTTGATTTCTGTTGAAGAAATGGATGATAGATGGATGTAG